One window from the genome of Oryza glaberrima chromosome 3, OglaRS2, whole genome shotgun sequence encodes:
- the LOC127769034 gene encoding imidazole glycerol phosphate synthase hisHF, chloroplastic — protein sequence MAAATSINAVPCSAGRPKRRSQRRGASTVAVRASGDASTVTLLDYGAGNVRSVRNAIRHLGFGIRDVRSPEDILAADRLVFPGVGAFGSAMDVLTRSGMADALREYIRRDRPFLGICLGLQLLFDSSEENGPISGLGVIPGVVRRFDSSKGLIVPHIGWNALEITKDTQLLKGAEGHHVYFVHSYHALPSDENKEWISSVCNYGESFISSISMGNIQAVQFHPEKSGATGLSILKNFLSPNSSGSKVPSRRKASNLAKRVIACLDVRSNDSGDLVVTKGDQYDVRDHSSSKEVRNLGKPVDLASQYYIDGADEVSFLNITGFRDFPLGDLPMLEVLRCASEKVFVPLTVGGGIRDFTDANGRYYSSLEVASEYFRSGADKISIGSDAVFAAEAYLQTGVKTGKSSLEQISRVYGNQAVVVSIDPRRVYVKNPEEVQFKTVKVSNKGPLGEEYAWYQCTVSGGRDSRPIGAYELAKAVEELGAGEILLNCIDCDGQGCGFDIDLVKMVSDAVTIPVIASSGAGTVEHFSEVFEKTNASAALAAGIFHRKEVPISAVKEHLVDAGVEVRV from the exons atggccgccgccacctccatcaACGCCGTCCCCTGCTCCGCTGGTCGGCCGAAGCGGAGGAGCCAGCGCCGCGGCGCCTCTACGGTCGCCGTGCGCGCGTCCGGCGACGCTAGCA CCGTGACGCTGCTGGACTACGGCGCGGGCAACGTGCGCAGCGTGCGCAACGCCATCCGCCACCTCGGCTTCGGCATCCGCGACGTGCGCAGCCCGGAGgacatcctcgccgccgaccgcctcgtATTCCCGGGGGTCGGCGCCTTCGGCTCAGCCATGGACGTCCTCACCCGCTCCGGGATGGCCGACGCGCTCCGCGAGTACATCCGCAGGGACCGCCCCTTCCTCGGCATCTGCCTCGGCCTCCAGCTGCTCTTCGACTCTAGCGAGGAGAATGGCCCGA TAAGCGGCCTTGGTGTGATACCTGGAGTTGTCAGGCGATTTGACTCTTCGAAGGGTCTCATTGTGCCTCACATTGGCTGGAATGCTTTGGAGATCACCAAAGACACGCAGCTGCTGAAGGGAGCTGAAGGCCACCATGTGTACTTTGTTCACTCCTATCATGCTCTGCCT TCAGATGAAAACAAAGAGTGGATTTCTTCTGTATGCAACTATGGCGAGAGTTTCATATCATCCATCTCAATGGGCAACATTCAGGCAGTTCAGTTTCACCCAGAAAAGAGCGGAG CTACTGGGCtttcaattttgaaaaattttctcAGTCCAAACTCTTCAGGATCAAAG GTCCCATCTCGTAGGAAAGCATCGAACCTTGCAAAGAGA GTCATTGCATGTCTTGATGTTCGGTCAAATGATAGTGGGGATCTTGTGGTAACAAAAGGTGACCAGTATGATGTAAGAGACCATAGTAGTAGCAAAGAG GTAAGAAACCTCGGGAAGCCAGTGGATTTAGCAAGCCAGTACTACATAGATGGTGCTGATGAG GTTAGCTTCTTGAATATAACTGGTTTCCGTGACTTTCCGTTGGGAGATTTGCCAATGCTAGAG GTATTACGTTGTGCATCTGAGAAAGTATTTGTGCCACTTACAGTTGGTGGAGGTATAAGAGACTTCACAGATGCAAATGGGAG ATACTACTCAAGTTTGGAAGTAGCGTCAGAGTACTTCAGGTCTGGTGCTGACAAGATTTCAATTGGTAGTGATGCCGTTTTTGCTGCTGAAGCCTATTTGCAGACTGGt GTAAAGACAGGAAAAAGCAGCTTGGAGCAAATCTCTAGAGTATATGGCAACCAG GCAGTTGTTGTAAGTATTGACCCTCGAAGAGTATATGTCAAGAATCCGGAAGAGGTGCAATTCAAAACTGTAAAGGTGTCCAATAAAG GTCCATTAGGAGAAGAATATGCATGGTACCAGTGCACA GTAAGTGGTGGGCGTGACAGCCGTCCTATAGGAGCATATGAACTAGCCAAAGCAGTTGAAGAATTGGGTGCTGGAGAAATACTTCTTAATTGCATTGATTGTGATG gCCAGGGCTGCGGATTTGACATAGATCTGGTAAAAATGGTGTCAGATGCTGTGACTATCCCTGTCATTGCAAGCAGTGGTGCTGGTACTGTCGAACATTTTTCTGAGGTCTTTGAGAAAACAAATGCTTCTGCTGCCCTTGCTGCTGGCATTTTCCATCGGAAAGAG GTTCCGATTTCAGCAGTGAAAGAGCATCTGGTAGATGCTGGCGTGGAGGTCAGAGTGTAG